GCCTCGCTCCCGGGTTGTGCCGATCGTACGCTCGACTCCGACGCTACGCTGGTTATCAGCAACGTCAACATCGTCGATGTCGAAGACGGCATGATCCTCGAGGATCGCGCGATCTCGATCGACGGAGATCGCATCGGTGCGATCACCTCCTCCGATGAGGTCGCTCCATCAGAGAGAGTCGTGGATGGCGGTGGCCGGTACGTGATCCCAGGCCTCTGGGACATGCACGTTCACCTCGGCATCTGGGATTGGGAGACCGCCTTCCCGGCGTTTCTCAAGGCCGGTGTGCTCGGCGTGCGCGAAATGGGGTGGGCGATCGATGAGCCAGTCGCGCTGCGTGACCGGGTCGTCTCGGGTGAGGTTCTCGGCCCGCGGATGGTCGTGGCGGGGGCGACGCTCGACGGCCCGACCGACGACTGGCCGTTCCGGATCACGATCGAGAGCGTGGACGACGTCGCACCGACGCTGCGTTTACTCGAAGAAGCGGGAGTCGATTTCCTCAAGGTCCATCAGCAATTGTCGGGTGACGTATACCACGAAATCGCGAAGGAGGCGAGCATCCGAGGCCTATCATTCGTCGGCCATGTCCCCAACGAGATCACCGCGATTGACGCCTCGAACGCCGGTCAGGCCTCCATCGAGCACCTGATCATGCCGTGGTGCGATTTCGACGAGAGCGGCGCGTGCACGACCCACGAAACGAACGAAACCGTCGGCGCGTTTCTGCGCAACGGGACGTGGGCGGTGCCGACGATGGCCGTGTACTTGTCGAACTACCAGATGTTCGTCGAACCCGACCAGCTCGAAACGCGGCGCGGCCTAGCGTCGACACAGGTGGTCGAAC
This region of Gemmatimonadota bacterium genomic DNA includes:
- a CDS encoding amidohydrolase family protein; its protein translation is MRILALASVPLLLASLPGCADRTLDSDATLVISNVNIVDVEDGMILEDRAISIDGDRIGAITSSDEVAPSERVVDGGGRYVIPGLWDMHVHLGIWDWETAFPAFLKAGVLGVREMGWAIDEPVALRDRVVSGEVLGPRMVVAGATLDGPTDDWPFRITIESVDDVAPTLRLLEEAGVDFLKVHQQLSGDVYHEIAKEASIRGLSFVGHVPNEITAIDASNAGQASIEHLIMPWCDFDESGACTTHETNETVGAFLRNGTWAVPTMAVYLSNYQMFVEPDQLETRRGLASTQVVEHWAFQARVNEQFLPPAEDREAMFREVYRSAQRMLVHLVDSDVDLMTGTDTGFLQVYPGASLHDELSVWVEAGVSPLETLQAATLQPAR